The Candidatus Scalindua japonica genome has a window encoding:
- a CDS encoding formate/nitrite transporter family protein, which translates to MSEQDKKEEKGISSTAQLANTPFIDIDAYAPKMMANRVGQVGISKANMSFLTTLALSILAGVFIALGAQLMMMVTHTATSSFGLNALVGGVTFTMALVLIVITGAELFTGNCIIAMSFFAGKIRCGDLTRNLVIAFIGNFIGALSIVFWIYISAQWTANNHLLGAKIVIAANDKVHLTFGVAFARGVLCNVLVCLGIWLCYSARNNLDKVLSLLWPISCLIACGFEHCVVNMWLIPMGIILKGNRFVMEAVERVNGGPLDITNLTIGKGFIVDNLIPVVLGNLFGGIILVAGVYWFVFLRTAKK; encoded by the coding sequence ATGTCTGAACAGGACAAGAAGGAAGAAAAAGGCATTTCGAGCACGGCTCAGCTAGCCAACACGCCATTCATTGATATCGATGCATATGCTCCCAAAATGATGGCAAACAGAGTAGGACAGGTGGGAATATCAAAAGCAAATATGAGTTTCCTGACAACTCTTGCCCTCAGTATTCTTGCCGGTGTTTTTATTGCTTTAGGCGCACAGTTGATGATGATGGTAACACATACAGCAACCTCCAGTTTCGGTTTAAATGCGTTAGTTGGCGGTGTCACCTTTACCATGGCTTTAGTCCTGATCGTAATAACGGGTGCAGAGCTTTTCACGGGAAATTGTATTATTGCCATGTCATTTTTTGCTGGAAAAATTAGATGTGGTGATCTTACCAGGAATCTGGTTATCGCTTTTATCGGAAATTTTATAGGCGCATTGAGTATCGTGTTCTGGATATACATTTCCGCACAGTGGACAGCCAATAACCACCTGCTTGGAGCCAAAATTGTCATTGCTGCAAATGATAAGGTTCATCTTACATTTGGTGTTGCTTTTGCGAGAGGGGTTCTCTGTAATGTTCTGGTATGTCTGGGTATCTGGTTGTGTTATAGCGCCAGAAATAACCTGGATAAGGTGTTATCATTACTATGGCCAATATCATGTCTGATAGCGTGTGGTTTCGAGCACTGCGTAGTGAATATGTGGCTCATCCCGATGGGTATTATCTTGAAAGGCAACCGTTTCGTAATGGAGGCTGTTGAACGGGTAAATGGAGGACCTTTAGATATTACGAATCTTACCATCGGCAAAGGGTTCATAGTTGATAATTTGATTCCCGTTGTCCTTGGAAACTTATTTGGCGGTATTATATTAGTTGCAGGTGTATATTGGTTTGTATTTTTACGAACAGCAAAGAAATAA
- a CDS encoding YceI family protein: MSLKAGSYGFDTNSGNLYVYTFKEGLLSKLAHDLLIDVTDFKVNLDVPEAGFESGSMEMQAQGNSLKAICALKDGEKTDALKEKDIADIEKDIGAKVLHPDKYPTVNFSSKSIQGKEGGYRINGDLSLHGVTKSIDFDIDTSGGNLKGMITLQQKDYGIKPFKAMMGTLKIKNEINIGFDLSIS, from the coding sequence ATGTCTTTAAAAGCTGGTTCTTATGGCTTTGATACAAATTCCGGAAATTTGTATGTTTATACTTTTAAGGAAGGTTTACTGAGTAAATTAGCACATGACTTGCTGATCGATGTTACTGATTTTAAAGTTAATTTAGATGTACCGGAAGCGGGTTTTGAATCAGGAAGCATGGAAATGCAGGCTCAGGGAAACTCACTAAAAGCAATTTGTGCACTGAAAGATGGGGAGAAGACAGACGCGTTAAAAGAAAAAGATATAGCGGATATTGAGAAAGATATTGGCGCCAAAGTATTGCATCCTGATAAATACCCTACTGTCAATTTCAGCTCTAAATCTATTCAGGGAAAAGAAGGTGGATATAGAATAAATGGAGATTTAAGTTTACACGGTGTTACCAAATCCATTGATTTTGATATAGACACCAGTGGAGGAAATTTAAAGGGAATGATTACATTACAGCAGAAGGACTATGGGATAAAACCATTCAAAGCGATGATGGGCACTTTGAAGATAAAAAATGAAATTAATATTGGCTTTGATTTGTCAATAAGCTGA
- a CDS encoding two-component system sensor histidine kinase NtrB has translation MISIIENKESLQEIALRFLNDGVFVFDKDRRIILFNPACEQIVGFSSEEIRKNKSNCFDIFHCHSSNGECLAICPGLDLFEEKRTKIAREYLIKTKEGKEKRVITNYSIIKDEDNRVEYVVGVMRDITEEKIFNEELVRSKTLSTLGQYSNELAHEIKNPLNAINIQMSLLEREICKHDWDSGKELSEVVKIVKEEISRLNKLARDCLSFSKSGDLQRTEEDIGRIFEELLSLITPHADLSGVNIYFTMLRGCPQTLVDRDKIKQALLNIILNAVEAMTGGGDIFINVAKGAGCLNISIKDSGPGIPDEQHGKIFDLFYSTKSGGTGVGLAITKNIIHAHGGNIRFEKLDKGVAFIIELPLA, from the coding sequence ATGATAAGTATTATTGAAAATAAGGAGAGTTTGCAGGAGATTGCATTACGGTTTCTTAATGACGGTGTGTTTGTTTTTGATAAGGATAGACGAATAATTCTTTTTAATCCTGCCTGTGAACAAATTGTTGGTTTTTCCTCAGAAGAGATAAGAAAGAACAAATCTAACTGCTTTGACATATTTCATTGTCACTCTTCCAATGGGGAATGTCTGGCGATATGCCCAGGCCTTGACCTCTTTGAAGAAAAGCGCACTAAAATAGCACGTGAATATCTTATTAAGACTAAAGAAGGGAAGGAAAAACGGGTAATTACCAACTACTCTATAATCAAAGATGAAGACAACAGGGTCGAATATGTCGTTGGTGTCATGCGTGATATAACAGAGGAGAAGATATTTAACGAGGAGCTGGTCAGGTCTAAGACACTTTCAACGCTTGGACAATACAGCAACGAACTGGCACATGAGATTAAGAACCCTTTAAACGCCATTAATATCCAGATGTCGTTATTAGAAAGGGAGATTTGTAAGCATGACTGGGATTCCGGGAAAGAACTTTCGGAAGTGGTGAAAATTGTCAAGGAAGAGATAAGCAGGTTGAATAAATTGGCAAGGGATTGCTTAAGTTTTTCAAAGTCCGGTGATTTACAACGTACAGAGGAGGATATTGGTCGGATATTTGAGGAGTTGCTATCTCTCATAACTCCTCATGCGGACTTAAGCGGGGTTAACATTTACTTTACTATGCTGAGAGGTTGCCCGCAAACATTAGTAGACAGGGACAAAATCAAGCAGGCATTATTAAATATAATATTAAATGCGGTTGAAGCGATGACTGGCGGGGGTGATATATTTATAAATGTTGCAAAAGGGGCTGGTTGTTTAAATATATCTATAAAAGATTCCGGGCCGGGTATTCCGGATGAACAGCATGGTAAAATATTTGATCTTTTCTATTCTACAAAAAGTGGCGGCACTGGAGTTGGGTTGGCTATTACAAAAAATATTATTCATGCTCATGGTGGTAATATAAGATTTGAAAAACTGGATAAAGGTGTTGCGTTTATAATTGAGTTGCCTTTGGCATAA
- a CDS encoding transcriptional regulator, whose amino-acid sequence MLRKDLIELLRDKSMDLVEIARHLEVSQKDVEDDLRHFIKSLKHAGYRLVVTPAYCRKCDFTFSKDKLHKPGKCPECHSTWIQGPLFDIEQKV is encoded by the coding sequence ATGTTACGTAAAGACCTGATTGAACTACTCCGTGATAAGTCCATGGATCTGGTCGAGATCGCCAGGCATCTGGAAGTCTCTCAGAAAGATGTGGAGGACGACCTCAGACATTTTATCAAGAGCCTTAAGCATGCGGGCTACCGGCTGGTAGTCACACCGGCTTACTGCCGTAAATGTGACTTTACCTTTAGCAAAGATAAACTGCACAAACCCGGTAAGTGTCCGGAGTGTCACAGCACTTGGATACAGGGGCCTCTGTTTGATATTGAGCAGAAAGTCTGA
- a CDS encoding YdcH family protein gives MPLSHHPLIKEFPEYKEQIHDLKIKNNHFAKLMKQYEDIDKHVYRIESDEEPTGDEYLRDLKKDRLKLKDELFGFIKEA, from the coding sequence ATGCCATTAAGCCATCATCCTTTAATTAAAGAATTTCCCGAATATAAAGAGCAGATCCATGATTTGAAAATTAAAAATAACCATTTTGCAAAATTAATGAAACAGTATGAAGATATTGATAAACACGTTTACCGAATTGAAAGCGATGAGGAGCCTACCGGTGACGAATATCTTCGTGATCTAAAGAAAGATCGTTTAAAGCTCAAAGATGAACTTTTTGGTTTTATTAAAGAGGCATAA
- the hisA gene encoding phosphoribosylformimino-5-aminoimidazole carboxamide ribotide isomerase, producing MKFRPCIDLREGRVVQIIGSSLIDKNSEELKTNFETDRSPEDFAKMYKEDNLPGGHVISLGPGNKEAALSALHGFPGGFHIGGGITPENAIMYLDAGASHVIVTSYVFSNGRIDMDKLKLLQGTVGKNRLVLDLSCRKKGADFWIVTDRWQKFTNEVISHEILNKLADHCDEFLVHGVDVEGKMEGIQTELIELLGKYSPIPVTYAGGVKTLADLGLVKKLGSDRVDLTIGSALDIFGGSIPYSSVVDWFQN from the coding sequence ATGAAATTCAGGCCGTGTATCGACTTGCGTGAAGGTCGAGTTGTGCAGATTATCGGGAGTTCCCTTATAGATAAGAATTCGGAGGAACTCAAGACTAATTTTGAGACTGATCGTTCTCCTGAAGATTTTGCGAAGATGTATAAGGAAGATAATCTTCCCGGTGGTCATGTGATATCACTGGGACCTGGCAATAAGGAGGCGGCACTATCAGCCCTGCATGGATTTCCCGGTGGGTTCCATATAGGTGGTGGGATTACACCAGAAAATGCGATCATGTATCTTGATGCGGGTGCCAGTCATGTAATAGTCACGTCATATGTCTTTTCCAATGGCCGGATTGACATGGATAAGCTTAAATTGCTTCAGGGGACTGTCGGGAAAAACCGGCTGGTACTGGACCTCAGTTGTCGTAAAAAAGGTGCTGACTTCTGGATCGTCACTGACCGATGGCAAAAGTTTACGAATGAAGTTATCAGCCATGAAATACTCAATAAACTTGCGGATCACTGTGACGAATTTCTTGTACATGGTGTTGATGTTGAAGGGAAAATGGAGGGGATCCAAACAGAGCTTATTGAACTCCTGGGGAAATATTCTCCGATTCCCGTGACATATGCCGGTGGTGTTAAAACCCTTGCGGATCTTGGCCTTGTGAAAAAACTTGGTAGTGACCGTGTTGACCTGACTATTGGTAGTGCTTTGGATATCTTTGGGGGAAGCATCCCATATAGTAGCGTTGTAGACTGGTTTCAGAATTGA
- a CDS encoding YheT family hydrolase → MPLIHRSNYCPPLFLQNGHIQSIYPTLFRKFDTGFYQRERIFTPDDDFLDIDWSKIGSNKLAIISHGLEGSSHRNYVVGMVKILNRNGWDALAWNYRSCSGEINRQLRFYNSGTIDDLEFVIQHAVKAGSYKEIVLIGFSMGGNLTLLYLGNKGCQVESKIVKSVVFSVPCDLKASTQELARFKNKIYMKRFLKTLHQKIKDKMKIMPNQINDDDYNLIKNFKDYDDRYTAPLHGFNNAEDYWKKCSSKQFIPEIKIPTLMVNASNDPFIADGCYPVNETSNSKYVYLEIPRSGGHVGFIQFNKDKSYWSEKRAIKFLKD, encoded by the coding sequence ATGCCATTAATACACAGATCTAATTATTGTCCTCCATTGTTCCTGCAAAACGGACATATCCAATCAATCTACCCTACGCTTTTCAGGAAATTTGATACCGGCTTTTATCAGAGGGAACGTATTTTCACACCGGATGATGATTTTCTAGATATTGATTGGTCGAAGATTGGCAGCAATAAATTAGCAATTATTTCTCATGGCTTAGAGGGAAGTTCACATCGTAATTATGTCGTTGGAATGGTGAAGATTCTTAACCGAAATGGTTGGGATGCTCTGGCATGGAATTACAGGTCATGTTCCGGAGAGATAAACCGCCAGTTACGTTTTTACAATAGCGGTACCATCGATGATTTAGAATTTGTAATTCAACATGCAGTAAAGGCTGGGTCTTATAAAGAGATTGTGTTAATAGGGTTCAGTATGGGGGGGAACCTGACACTTCTTTACCTTGGTAATAAAGGCTGCCAGGTAGAGAGTAAAATAGTAAAATCTGTTGTTTTTTCGGTCCCATGTGATCTGAAAGCGAGTACTCAGGAACTTGCCAGATTTAAGAATAAAATATATATGAAACGATTTTTGAAAACTCTGCATCAAAAGATCAAGGATAAAATGAAAATAATGCCCAACCAGATAAACGATGATGACTACAATTTAATAAAGAATTTTAAAGATTATGATGATCGGTACACAGCGCCACTTCATGGCTTTAATAATGCGGAAGATTACTGGAAAAAATGTAGTAGTAAACAATTTATTCCGGAAATTAAAATCCCGACATTAATGGTAAATGCCAGTAATGATCCCTTTATTGCAGATGGTTGTTACCCGGTAAACGAGACCTCAAATAGCAAATACGTCTATTTAGAGATCCCCAGATCAGGTGGGCATGTCGGTTTTATACAATTTAATAAAGATAAGAGTTACTGGTCGGAAAAACGCGCAATCAAATTTCTGAAAGACTGA
- a CDS encoding sigma-54-dependent transcriptional regulator, giving the protein MKKPGILLVDDDKNTADGLRKILIQDGYDTICVYTGNEALNLIETNHFDIVITDMKLPDISGFTIIEKVKKKDADIPIIMITAFSSLQTAIDAMKKGADDYLTKPVNIDELELILKKIWEKQLLIIQNRELRQQLDDKYGFSGLIGNTPEMQHVFKTITEVAPAAATVLIYGETGTGKELVAHAIHYNSERRDKPFVALHCASLSEGVLESELFGHEKGAFTGAVSERRGRFELADGGSLFLDEIGELNSHVQIKLLRVLETGCFERVGGETTLESDVRIIAATNKDLEEEIKEGRFREDLYYRLNVINLVLPTLRERREDIGLLTDNFLVKYAAKNKKDIKGFSPQCARILHNYDWPGNVRELENAVERAVVMARNEFIEPDNLPSNISQSIKKARKDTFRIPAGTTMKEVEKKVILDTLQTTNGSKSKAAKILGISTRKIEYKIKEWSNNNE; this is encoded by the coding sequence ATGAAAAAACCAGGAATACTATTAGTAGATGACGATAAAAATACAGCCGACGGCCTGAGGAAAATCCTGATACAGGATGGTTATGATACCATCTGTGTATATACGGGCAATGAGGCACTGAATTTAATCGAAACTAATCATTTTGATATAGTAATTACGGACATGAAACTGCCGGATATCAGTGGATTTACGATTATAGAGAAGGTTAAGAAGAAAGATGCCGACATACCGATAATAATGATAACGGCGTTCAGTTCTCTACAAACCGCGATTGATGCGATGAAGAAGGGTGCTGATGACTACTTGACCAAACCGGTAAACATTGATGAACTGGAATTGATCCTTAAGAAGATATGGGAAAAGCAGCTTTTAATAATACAGAACCGTGAGCTGAGGCAGCAGTTGGATGATAAGTATGGATTTTCCGGGCTAATAGGCAATACTCCGGAGATGCAGCATGTATTTAAGACAATTACGGAGGTTGCACCGGCAGCGGCTACGGTGTTAATATATGGGGAGACCGGAACTGGCAAGGAACTGGTGGCCCATGCTATACATTATAATAGTGAGAGGCGTGACAAGCCGTTTGTGGCGCTTCATTGCGCGTCGTTATCTGAGGGGGTATTGGAGAGCGAATTATTTGGTCATGAGAAAGGTGCATTTACCGGTGCGGTGAGTGAGAGGCGCGGCCGTTTTGAGTTGGCGGATGGTGGTAGTCTTTTTCTTGATGAAATAGGAGAGTTGAATTCACATGTACAGATAAAACTATTAAGGGTGCTTGAGACAGGATGTTTCGAGAGAGTCGGTGGGGAGACAACACTTGAGTCGGATGTGAGGATAATAGCGGCGACGAATAAGGATTTGGAGGAAGAGATCAAAGAGGGAAGGTTTCGAGAGGATCTGTACTACCGTTTAAATGTAATCAATCTTGTGCTTCCGACATTAAGAGAAAGAAGAGAGGATATCGGGTTGTTGACAGATAATTTTCTGGTAAAATACGCAGCAAAGAACAAGAAGGACATTAAGGGATTTAGTCCTCAGTGCGCCAGGATTTTACATAATTATGACTGGCCCGGTAATGTAAGAGAGCTTGAAAATGCGGTTGAGAGAGCGGTGGTAATGGCAAGGAATGAATTTATCGAGCCGGACAATCTTCCGTCAAATATAAGTCAGAGTATAAAAAAGGCGAGAAAAGACACATTTCGTATCCCTGCGGGCACAACGATGAAGGAGGTAGAGAAGAAGGTAATTCTGGACACGCTTCAGACGACGAATGGAAGTAAGTCTAAAGCGGCAAAAATACTTGGTATCTCTACAAGAAAGATAGAATATAAAATCAAAGAATGGTCAAATAACAATGAGTAG
- a CDS encoding FKBP-type peptidyl-prolyl cis-trans isomerase: MNWYKLKQLLIIGFLPCIVIGLMTEKALTQENISVSTGKQISIEYTLKLEDKSVVDSNVGAEPLTFIQGSHNIIPGLEESLDGMKIGESKQITVEPEKAYGAVNEESVSEVKKEQLPQDSIKVGMVLQGQNPDGQVIIARIVEIKENTVMLDYNHPLAGKTLYFDIKILDVKDAPKSEPAS; this comes from the coding sequence ATGAATTGGTATAAGCTCAAGCAGTTGTTAATTATTGGTTTTTTACCATGTATAGTCATCGGATTGATGACAGAAAAGGCACTAACGCAGGAAAATATATCAGTCTCTACAGGTAAACAAATTTCTATTGAGTATACGCTCAAACTGGAAGATAAGTCTGTAGTAGATTCAAATGTCGGAGCAGAACCGTTAACCTTTATTCAAGGGTCTCATAACATTATCCCCGGCCTGGAAGAGTCTCTGGATGGTATGAAAATCGGAGAGAGTAAACAGATAACTGTTGAACCGGAGAAAGCTTATGGGGCTGTAAATGAGGAGTCGGTAAGTGAAGTTAAAAAGGAACAACTTCCACAAGACTCAATTAAAGTCGGTATGGTACTGCAGGGCCAGAACCCTGATGGACAAGTTATTATTGCCCGAATAGTAGAAATAAAGGAAAATACCGTAATGCTGGATTATAACCATCCTCTGGCTGGTAAAACACTTTATTTTGACATAAAAATTCTGGATGTAAAGGATGCACCGAAATCGGAACCGGCCAGTTAA
- a CDS encoding DUF423 domain-containing protein has translation MSKIEKLSLAAGLFFGATGVILSAIGSHSMEGYPAEALKSFQIGNRYQVYYALFLLISGLLHSRCPGKLMNLSIFCTIAGTVLFSGSIYLLTLANIKVGMITPIGGMLLVSAWILLLIQVLLTKTQSKQIPSP, from the coding sequence ATGAGTAAAATAGAAAAACTAAGTCTGGCTGCAGGTTTGTTCTTTGGTGCTACCGGTGTTATCCTGAGTGCAATAGGCAGTCACTCCATGGAAGGATATCCGGCAGAAGCACTGAAATCTTTTCAGATAGGAAACAGATACCAGGTTTACTATGCTCTGTTTTTACTGATATCAGGATTACTGCATAGCAGATGTCCGGGAAAATTAATGAACCTCTCTATCTTCTGTACCATAGCGGGTACAGTGCTGTTTTCAGGTTCAATCTATTTACTCACACTTGCAAATATCAAGGTTGGAATGATCACACCAATAGGAGGCATGCTTTTGGTATCAGCATGGATATTGTTACTAATACAGGTATTATTGACAAAAACTCAATCTAAACAGATTCCCTCTCCATAA
- a CDS encoding SulP family inorganic anion transporter has protein sequence MGESGRAKDGILSHLKQDIPASIVLLFVALPLCLGIALASGAPLFAGLIAGILGGVLVGALSGSRLGVSGPAAGLAVVVFEALQTTPFETFLLAVVIGGVLQIMLGLVRAGIIGYFFPSSAIKGMLAGIGIIIIIKQIPHAFAEVGIAFISVVILLLWELYLMKKHKVFTLIQGPIVVVAVGICCQLIAPVDPEHLVSVPVASGISSFFSQFTFPDIHGLFHKEVYVLGVTIAIVASLETLLCVEATDKQDPHKRVTPTNRELFAQGTGNIVSGMIGGLPITQVIVRSSANMQAGAQSKLSAIFHGLFLLICVALLPSVLNLIPLSALACILIMVGYKLAKPSLFVQTYKLGWDQFLPFVVTIFGIIFVDLLVGLGIGVCVGTAVVLLRNYKNSHFLHMKFDKDGKHLRMTLAEDVNFLNKGAIVKEFDKIPEGVILTIDLRKCYSIDYDVREAIEDFIKTAGDRDIKVKLEKPLNEARNNKNHSKGLDKWILALPVENKTQPV, from the coding sequence ATGGGTGAAAGTGGAAGAGCAAAAGATGGGATTCTTTCTCATCTCAAACAAGACATTCCGGCAAGTATTGTGTTACTGTTTGTGGCACTACCGCTTTGCCTTGGCATTGCGTTGGCGAGCGGAGCCCCCCTGTTTGCAGGCCTTATTGCAGGGATACTAGGGGGGGTACTTGTAGGTGCCTTGAGCGGTTCCAGGCTTGGGGTCAGTGGCCCGGCGGCAGGCCTTGCGGTAGTCGTATTTGAAGCGCTACAAACAACTCCTTTCGAAACGTTTCTACTTGCCGTTGTCATTGGGGGAGTGCTGCAAATAATGCTTGGTTTAGTCAGAGCAGGTATTATCGGTTATTTTTTCCCCTCGTCGGCTATAAAAGGAATGCTTGCGGGCATTGGTATCATCATCATCATAAAACAGATACCTCACGCATTTGCGGAAGTAGGAATTGCTTTTATTTCAGTAGTGATTTTGTTGTTGTGGGAATTGTATCTGATGAAGAAACATAAAGTGTTTACATTAATACAAGGACCAATAGTTGTGGTAGCGGTTGGTATTTGCTGCCAGCTCATAGCTCCCGTTGATCCGGAGCATCTGGTGAGTGTCCCAGTTGCCAGTGGAATCTCCTCTTTTTTTAGTCAATTTACTTTTCCGGATATCCACGGGTTATTCCACAAAGAGGTTTATGTTTTAGGTGTCACGATTGCGATTGTCGCCAGTTTAGAAACACTTTTATGTGTGGAGGCTACTGACAAACAGGATCCCCACAAGAGGGTTACGCCAACCAACCGCGAGCTGTTTGCCCAGGGTACCGGAAACATAGTATCCGGGATGATTGGCGGTTTGCCGATTACACAGGTAATCGTTAGAAGTTCTGCCAATATGCAAGCTGGAGCGCAATCGAAACTATCTGCTATCTTTCATGGGCTTTTCCTGTTGATATGTGTCGCGCTACTTCCAAGTGTACTTAATCTTATTCCCCTATCTGCCCTTGCGTGCATTTTAATAATGGTTGGGTACAAATTAGCTAAACCTTCTCTATTTGTACAGACATATAAACTGGGATGGGACCAATTCCTGCCGTTTGTTGTCACTATTTTTGGAATTATATTTGTTGATTTACTTGTGGGGCTTGGCATTGGGGTTTGTGTAGGTACCGCTGTCGTCTTGCTCCGTAACTACAAAAACTCTCATTTCTTACATATGAAGTTCGACAAAGATGGAAAGCACTTAAGAATGACACTGGCTGAAGACGTCAACTTTTTAAATAAGGGAGCAATAGTAAAGGAATTTGACAAGATACCTGAAGGAGTCATCCTGACTATTGATCTTAGAAAATGCTATAGTATTGATTATGATGTGAGAGAGGCCATAGAAGATTTCATTAAAACAGCTGGCGATAGAGATATTAAGGTAAAGCTGGAAAAGCCATTGAACGAGGCTCGAAATAATAAAAATCACTCTAAAGGGCTTGACAAATGGATATTAGCATTGCCAGTCGAAAACAAAACACAACCGGTATAA
- a CDS encoding formate/nitrite transporter family protein, translated as MAEIKTGKAAKASKPVKTTETVKTTKAAKPVKTTKTIRTTKVAKPVKTRKTVRTTEVAKPVKRRKTVRTTEIAKPVKRRKTVRTTEVAKPVKRRKTVSATEVAKPVKAPESRKVVYDIDAYSPPQIAARLDAVAGVKAKDSAMNTFLLGINAGAFIALGAQFATLVICDSALHSGLTAVVGAIVFCLGLIMVVVGGAELFTGNCMIFIGYLEKRITTKRIFDHWTISLIGNFIGSLLVVFIVYKAQQFSFYDYMVGAKALLIANKKVNLTFTTAFSKAVLCNAMVCMAVWVCFSARNVADKIMTLIFPIGGFVASGFEHLVANMYFIPMGIILKSKPEVVAAAEKMAGKTLDLSNLTWKGFFVINQFPVFIGNVLGGVVLAGVAFWFIYLRPRLNFAFTIKEDFKKDLVS; from the coding sequence ATGGCGGAAATAAAGACTGGAAAAGCTGCTAAGGCATCAAAACCTGTTAAAACGACGGAAACTGTCAAGACAACAAAGGCTGCAAAACCTGTTAAAACGACGAAAACTATCAGGACAACAAAAGTAGCTAAACCTGTTAAAACGAGGAAAACCGTCAGGACAACAGAGGTAGCTAAACCTGTCAAAAGGAGGAAAACCGTCAGGACAACAGAAATAGCTAAACCTGTCAAAAGGAGGAAAACCGTCAGGACAACAGAGGTAGCTAAACCTGTTAAAAGGAGGAAAACTGTCAGTGCAACAGAGGTGGCAAAACCTGTTAAAGCCCCAGAAAGCCGCAAGGTTGTTTATGATATAGACGCCTATTCACCCCCACAAATTGCAGCACGGCTTGACGCAGTAGCTGGTGTAAAGGCAAAAGATTCTGCCATGAACACATTTTTACTGGGTATTAATGCCGGTGCTTTTATAGCGCTGGGTGCTCAATTTGCTACCCTAGTCATATGTGATTCCGCACTACACTCCGGGCTTACGGCAGTAGTCGGGGCTATTGTATTCTGTCTTGGCCTGATAATGGTTGTAGTAGGCGGTGCGGAGCTCTTTACGGGTAACTGTATGATTTTTATTGGGTATTTGGAAAAAAGGATTACAACCAAGAGGATCTTTGATCACTGGACTATATCATTGATTGGGAATTTCATAGGAAGTCTATTAGTTGTTTTCATTGTGTATAAAGCGCAACAATTTTCTTTCTATGATTATATGGTTGGTGCAAAGGCACTTCTTATTGCCAACAAGAAGGTTAATTTAACTTTTACCACTGCCTTTTCAAAGGCAGTGCTCTGCAATGCGATGGTATGTATGGCAGTATGGGTATGTTTCAGTGCAAGAAATGTGGCTGACAAGATAATGACACTTATATTTCCAATTGGCGGTTTCGTTGCCAGTGGATTTGAGCATTTAGTCGCAAACATGTATTTTATTCCGATGGGCATTATTTTAAAGAGCAAACCGGAAGTTGTTGCTGCTGCGGAAAAGATGGCGGGAAAAACATTAGACCTATCCAATCTTACCTGGAAAGGGTTCTTTGTTATCAATCAATTTCCTGTATTTATAGGAAATGTTTTGGGGGGAGTTGTTCTGGCAGGCGTAGCATTCTGGTTTATATACCTGCGACCAAGACTGAACTTTGCATTCACGATAAAAGAGGACTTCAAAAAGGACTTAGTCAGCTAA